The sequence CAGGATGTCGACCGCTTCGAGCATGGTATCGAGATCGGGATGGAAGGTCGCGCCCAGCTGCGCTTCGAGCACTTCGGCGACGCGGTGGCGGCCGTGATAATGGATCTGGAGGCCGAAGGCGCGGGCGCGCTGGGCGACCGCCTGGCCGATGCGGCCCATGCCGAGGATGCCGAGCTTCTTGCCACCGATGCGGTGGCCACGCATGCCGGTGGGCGACCAGCCCGCCCATTCGCCGGCGCGGACCATCTTGTCGCCCTCCACCAGCCGGCGCGGGGCGGCGAGGATCAGCGCCATCGCCATATCGGCGGTGTCTTCGGTCAGCACGCCCGGCGTGTTGGTGACCACGATCCCGCGCTCGCGGGCGGCCTTGAGATCGATATGGCCATAACCGGCGCCGTAATTTGCGATAAGGCGCAGGCGATCGGGGGCGCCCGCGATCAGCTCTGCATCGATCCGGTCGGTAACGGTGGGCACGAAGGCGTCGCAATCGGCCATCGCCGCCGCCAGTTGTTCGCGGTTCAGCGCGGCGTCATCGGCGCTGAGCCTTATGTCGAACAGCTCGGCCATGCGGGCCTCGACGCTTTCCGGCAACGAGCGGGTGACGAACACCCGGGGGCGGGCGGGGCGGGACGCTTGTGCCATAAAGAGCGATTGGCCCGCTGGCCGGGCGCAGTCAACGGGTTGAAGGAGCGCGGGCGCTCGGGATAAGGATCGATGATGGTGAATCGGCGCATGCGGATCGTGGGTTGGGTGGTGCTGGCGCTGGTCGCGCTCGGCATGGCGATCCCGGTGGCGATGGCGCAGCAGAAGCCGCCCTATTTCGCATCGATCGACGCGGACAAGGCGCGGATGCGAACCGGGCCGGGCCGCAACTATCCGTCGAGCTGGCTCTATCAGCGCCGCGATCTGCCGATCAAGGTGATCGATATCTATGGCGAGTGGCGCAAGATCGAGGATCCGGACGGCACCCAGGGCTGGATGCTGGTCAACCTGCTGAGTCCGACGCGTACCGCGATGGTGACCGGCACGGTGACCGAGATGCGCGCCGCCCCCAATTTCAATGCGCGGATCAACTGGCGCGCGGCACCGGGCGTGGTCGGGCGGATCAGTAAATGCTCGGCTGGCTGGTGCTGGTTCGATGTGCGCGGGCGCGGCGGCTATGTCGAGCAGTCGCATATCTGGGGCATGGAGCCCGGCGAAGCGCTGAACTGAGCGGTGCAGGGCGACACGGGGTTCGGGCAAAGCCACGCGCACGCGCGGCGCGAATGTTCCCTAAAGTTCGCACTGACCCATGGCGATTTCGAACCGACGATTTCAAGGAGCCGCCGGCTGGGTTACCGGGGACATGGCAGTCTCCCGGTCAAACAGGCGAAATCCTGTATCGAAGGCACATCGAAGCCGTCAGTAACCGCCCGGCGCGAGGCGTTGCGACAGCCACCAGATATTGCCCGAGGGATCGCGAACCCCGCCCTGATTCTCGCCATAGGGACGAAAGCCAACCGCCGTGACCTGTTCGCCTCCCGCCGCGATCGCACGGTCCATCGCGGCCTCGGCGTCCGCGACATAGAGGTAGATCGTGCCCCGCGACGGCGGATATTCCTCGCTCGCTTCGCTGACCATGATCGTGGTGTCGCCGAAGCGGACATGCGCGTTGCGGACCACGCCATCGGGCGAGGCGTGGATATCGATGGTTTCGCCGCCCAGCCCATCGGCGAGGAAGTCGAGATAGGCGCGGGCGTTCGCGGCGAAGATATAAGGGAAGAGTCGCGTGAAGCCGGGCGGGACGAGCGGCCCGCTGGCGGAGGAGGGTTCGGTCATTTCGGTTTCCCTGGCTGCGGGACGGAGCGGCATGCCTGGCCAGCCAACAAGATCCTGCCGCCGCGCTATCCCGAGCTTGAGCAGGATATTGGCGAGGTGGAACTTGACGCCGTCGATACTGATCCGCTGCCGTTCGGCGATCTGGCGGTTGGTCAAGCCATGACGCGCCGCGTGGGCGACACGCCATTCGGCCGGGGTCAGGATGTCCGGATAGGCGGGCCTTCCGCGCTGGCGCCTTGCGGTCATAGCTCGACTTTATGGGGGAAGCCCGCGAATTTCACTCCCCCGGCCAGCCTGTTGCCGGTTCGCCGATCGACGATTCCCGACCGGCGGGCCGAACGCGAAATCGACGAGGCTCGGCGATGCGGATTCTTCGCCCAGCGTTGGAGCTGGCCGTCAGTCCAGCAGTTCCACGGCCACCGCCGTCGCTTCTCCGCCGCCGATGCAGAGCGAGGCGAGGCCGCGCTTCTGGCCGGTGGTCTCCAGCGCCGAGAGGAGCGTCGCCATGACGCGGGCGCCGCTGGCGCCGATCGGGTGGCCGAGCGCGGTGGCGCCGCCGTGGATGTTGATCTTGTCATGCGGGATGCCGAGATCGTGCATCGCGATCATCGCCACGCAGGCAAATGCCTCGTTGACTTCGAACAGGTCGACATCGCCGACCGACCAGCCCGCCTTTTCCAGTGCCTTGCGCATCGCGAACACCGGGGCGGTGGTGAACAGTGACGGGGCGTGGGCATGGCCGGCATGGCTGACGATGCGCGCGATGGGAGTGAGGCCGAGCTTCTCGGCGACTGACATGCGCGTCATCACCATCGCCGCGGCGCCGTCCGAGATCGAGGAGGCGTTGGCGGCGGTGATCGTGCCGTCCTTGGAGAAGGCGGGCTTGAGGGTCGGGATTTTCGAGGCGTCGCCCTTGGCCGGCTGCTCGTCGAGGGTGACGGTGGTGACGCCCTTGCGGCCCTTGACCTCGACCGGTGTGATCTCGCGATCGAAGGCACCGGTCTTCTGCGCCTTTTGCGCCCGCTCCAGCGAGGCGATAGCGTAATTGTCCTGCGCCTCGCGGGTGAACTGATAGTGCTGCGCCGTCTCTTCGGCGAAGCTGCCCATCAGGCGGCCGGGCTCATAAGCGTCTTCGAGACCATCGAGATACATGTGATCCTTGAGCACATCATGGCCGATGCGCGCGCCGCCGCGGTGACGCATCGACAGATAGGGCGCGTTGGTCATGCTCTCCATGCCGCCCGCGACGAGCACGTCGATCGAGCCTGCCGCCAGCGCTTCGGCGGCCATGATTGCGGCTTGCATGCCAGAGCCGCACATCTTGTTGAGGGTGGTCGCTTCGATGTGCTGCGGCAGGCCCGCCTTGAGCGCCGCCTGACGCGCGGGGGCCTGGCCGAGGCCGGCGGGGAGGACGCAGCCCATATAGATGCGCTCGATGGCATCGCCCTTGAGGCCTGCGCGTTCGACCGCCGCACCGACTGCGGCCGCGCCGAGATCGGTGGCGCTGGCGTCGGTCAGGCTGCCCTGAAAGCTGCCCATCGGGGTGCGGGCGTAGGAAGCGATGACGATATCGTCGGCGGACATAATTGATCCTCTGATTGGTTGGGCGCGATCTAGTCGCTCCCATGGCGGTTTGCAAAAGCGCCGCACAGCCCGCAGGAAGTTCCGGCATGACTTTCGTCGATATCTGCAAATGGTTCGCCTCGATCAGCGGGGTGGTGGCGTGCCTGATGGTGTCGCTCGACAATGGCCGGCGGGTGACGGGATGGGGCTTCGCGCTGTTCGTTGCCTCCAGCGTGGCGTGGATCACCGGGGCGCTGATCTCGGGCGATGCGCCGCTCTGGTCGCAGAATCTGGTGCTCTTCTGCATCAATTGTTTCGGGGTGTACCGCTATCTGATCCGCAAGCGGGCGCCGCGCGCGCATGACTGAGGCTTGGATCTGGCCGGCCGGGCTGGGGCTGCTCGGGCTGGTGCTGGGGAGCTTCATCGCGACATTGGTGATCCGCTGGCCGGAGGGGCGGAGCGTATCCAAGGGGCGTTCCGAATGTGATTCGTGCGGGAAGAAGCTGGTGCCGGTGGAGCTGGTGCCGGTGCTGAGCTATATGCTGCAGCGCGGGCGGTGCCGGGGATGCGGGGGGCTGGTCGCACCGTCGCATCTAGTGATCGAGCTGCTTGGGTGCGCGGTGGGCGTGATGGCCGGTTGGGCGGCACCGGGGATTGCGGGCGCGTTCGGCGCGGTGCTGGGGTGGATGCTGCTCGCGCTGGCCGCGCTGGATTATGCCGCATTCTGGTTGCCCAATGCGCTGACGCTTGCGCTGGCGCTGGGCGGACTGGCCCAGGGATTGCTGACTCGGGCTCCGCCGCCGCTGGACGAGCGGCTGATCGGCGGCGTGGCCGGCTTTGCGGTGCTGTGGCTGGTGGCGATGGCGTATCGCGCGGTGCGTGGACGGCATGGCCTAGGCGGTGGCGACCCCAAGATGCTGGGTGCGCTGGGGCTGTGGTTCGGCTGGATGACGCTACCATTTTTGGTGCTGTTCGCATGTTTCTATGGCTTGATAGGCGTGGCCGCGATCGGGCTGGCGCGGCGCGGCGTGAGCGGAGCTACCAAGTTGCCGTTTGGCGTGTTGCTGGCGCTTGGTGCATGGACGTGCTGGATGATGAACCAGGTGCCGGCGCAGATCGTCACGGTCAGCGTCCCATTGCCGCCGGAGTGAGAGGGAAACGATGCAGGACATTCTCGACCGTCAGCGGACCGCCTTCATGGCCGAGCTTCCGGTATCGCTGGAGGCGCGGCGCGAC is a genomic window of Sphingomonas sp. containing:
- a CDS encoding acetyl-CoA C-acyltransferase, which gives rise to MSADDIVIASYARTPMGSFQGSLTDASATDLGAAAVGAAVERAGLKGDAIERIYMGCVLPAGLGQAPARQAALKAGLPQHIEATTLNKMCGSGMQAAIMAAEALAAGSIDVLVAGGMESMTNAPYLSMRHRGGARIGHDVLKDHMYLDGLEDAYEPGRLMGSFAEETAQHYQFTREAQDNYAIASLERAQKAQKTGAFDREITPVEVKGRKGVTTVTLDEQPAKGDASKIPTLKPAFSKDGTITAANASSISDGAAAMVMTRMSVAEKLGLTPIARIVSHAGHAHAPSLFTTAPVFAMRKALEKAGWSVGDVDLFEVNEAFACVAMIAMHDLGIPHDKINIHGGATALGHPIGASGARVMATLLSALETTGQKRGLASLCIGGGEATAVAVELLD
- a CDS encoding SH3 domain-containing protein gives rise to the protein MMVNRRMRIVGWVVLALVALGMAIPVAMAQQKPPYFASIDADKARMRTGPGRNYPSSWLYQRRDLPIKVIDIYGEWRKIEDPDGTQGWMLVNLLSPTRTAMVTGTVTEMRAAPNFNARINWRAAPGVVGRISKCSAGWCWFDVRGRGGYVEQSHIWGMEPGEALN
- a CDS encoding LuxR C-terminal-related transcriptional regulator; this encodes MTARRQRGRPAYPDILTPAEWRVAHAARHGLTNRQIAERQRISIDGVKFHLANILLKLGIARRQDLVGWPGMPLRPAARETEMTEPSSASGPLVPPGFTRLFPYIFAANARAYLDFLADGLGGETIDIHASPDGVVRNAHVRFGDTTIMVSEASEEYPPSRGTIYLYVADAEAAMDRAIAAGGEQVTAVGFRPYGENQGGVRDPSGNIWWLSQRLAPGGY
- a CDS encoding D-glycerate dehydrogenase, coding for MAQASRPARPRVFVTRSLPESVEARMAELFDIRLSADDAALNREQLAAAMADCDAFVPTVTDRIDAELIAGAPDRLRLIANYGAGYGHIDLKAARERGIVVTNTPGVLTEDTADMAMALILAAPRRLVEGDKMVRAGEWAGWSPTGMRGHRIGGKKLGILGMGRIGQAVAQRARAFGLQIHYHGRHRVAEVLEAQLGATFHPDLDTMLEAVDILTIHTPHSDSTHGLIDARRLDLLGPTSWLINTARGEIVDPEALVQALKGGRIAGAGLDVYVGEPAVDPRLMDLDNVILLPHLGSATFEGREAMGQKVIVNIGVWARGDRPPDQVLDGWL
- a CDS encoding A24 family peptidase; the protein is MTEAWIWPAGLGLLGLVLGSFIATLVIRWPEGRSVSKGRSECDSCGKKLVPVELVPVLSYMLQRGRCRGCGGLVAPSHLVIELLGCAVGVMAGWAAPGIAGAFGAVLGWMLLALAALDYAAFWLPNALTLALALGGLAQGLLTRAPPPLDERLIGGVAGFAVLWLVAMAYRAVRGRHGLGGGDPKMLGALGLWFGWMTLPFLVLFACFYGLIGVAAIGLARRGVSGATKLPFGVLLALGAWTCWMMNQVPAQIVTVSVPLPPE